GGATTAGTTACAACTTGGAATAATTTTTTAGAAAATTGTCTCCCTCGATTTTGTCGGGGGTCTCTTTTTTGTATAGATTAAAAACATGCTGGACTTAAATGTATTCTACCGTTTGGCGGCAGCGATTGGCATCGGCCTTATCATAGGCATGCAGCGCGAGCACACCTATTCCGACAAGGATGACAGACACCCTGCCGGTGTACGCACGTTTACCCTGGTTGCGCTTGTGGGGGCTATTTCTGCTCTGCTCAGTGACCAGATGCAGGGGCTTGCCCCGTTCGTGACAGGCTTTATCGTGGTAGGCATGCTCCTGATGGCATCGCACATTTCTTTTGCGATAGGGCACAGGCCCCAGGAAGGGCGGCCTGTTGTCAGCAGTGACGGCATCACGACAAGCGTTGCCGTGCTGATGGTTTATCTGCTGGGGGCGGTGTGCTGGTACGGCAGGCTCCTTGAAGCATGCGTGATTGTGGTGGTGATGCTGTGGGTGCTGATGGCAAAAGACCAGTTGCATTCTTTTGCGCAGAAACTTTCGAAGGAAGATATCCTCGCGACGGTCAAGTTTGCGGTGATATCGGCGTTGATCTTGCCGTTCCTGCCGAATCAGGCTTTCGGACCGCCGGGGCTCGAAGTGCTGAACCCGCACACCATCTGGCTTTTCGTGGTGTTCATCTCGGGCATAGGCTTTGTGGGCTATGTGCTTATCAAGCTTGTTGGTCCTGGCAAGGGAATCTGGCTTACCGGCCTTCTGGGCGGGCTTGCAAGCAGTACCGCCCTCACGCTGAACCTTGCAGGGCGCAGCCGCGAAAACGAGGATTATGCCTCGGACTTTACGCTGGGTATCGTGCTCAGCTGGGCGGTGATGTACGTGCGTCTTTACCTTATCTGTATCTTCCTGAGCGGTGCGCTGGCAAAACCTCTGGTACTACCGCTCCTGCTCCCGGTGGTGCCGGCGCTCGGGTATGCGCTGTTCCTCAAGATTAAGGAAGTCCGCAACCACAGGCAGAAATCCGCCGATTTCACGAACCCCTTCAAGCTTTTGCCGGCAATTAAGTTCGGCCTCGTGTTTACTGCGGTCATGTTCGTCGCGAATGCGGCGCGCGTTTACCTGGGCTCGGGAGCCTTGCTCGCCTGCAGTTTCTTGGGCGGTGCCGCCGAGATGGATGCGGTCGCGTTCTCCGTCATCGACATGAACCTGAAATCGGGGCTTGGCGTGCATGAACTTGTGCTCGCGCTCCTGTTTGCAAGCCTTGCGAATACCCTTACCAAGGGTGCCCTGGTGTGCTTCCTCGGTGCAAAATCCATGCGTCGCCCGATAATTCCGGCGGTAGTGCTGATTTGCGCCGTGACCGGAGCCTTGATAGCATTTTATATGGGAAACTAGCCTCTCTTTGCGGGAAATAATTACTATATTTACCTCGCAAAAAGAGGTCTATTATGAAACTTTTGCCCGAAGCCTTGACGTTTGATGACGTCCTGCTCGTTCCCGCTGAATCCTCCGTTTTGCCGGCCCAGACCGACGTGAGCACCCAGCTCGCTCCTAATATCAAGCTGAACATTCCTATTATCAGTGCCGCCATGGACACCGTGACGACTGCTCCTTTGGCCATTTCGCTTGCCCTGCAGGGTGGCCTTGGCATTATCCACAAGAACATGAGCGTCGAAGACCAGGCCGAAGAGGTCCGTAAGGTCAAGCGGTGGCAGTCCGGTATTGTGACCAATCCGGTGACTCTCGATGCCGATGAACCGGTGTCTGCTGCATTTGAACTCCGTGCACGCAACAAGGTGAGCGGTTTTCCGATCCTTTCCAAGGGCAAGCTCGTCGGTATGCTCACGAGCCGCGACCTTCGCACCGTTAGCGATATGAACGTGAAGATCCGTTCCGTGATGACGAAGAATCCGGTGACGGCCAGCCCGAAGGTGAGCCTTGCCAAGGCGAAGGAAATCCTCGCCGAGAAACGCATCGAGAAGCTCCCGCTCGTGGATGCATCCGGCGCCCTGAAGGGCCTCATCACGATGACTGACATTTTGAAGCGCGAAAATAACCCGAACGCTAGCCTCGACAAGAACGGCCAGTTGCTCGTGGGTGCCGCAGTCAGCACGTCTGCTAACACTCTTGAACGCGTCGCCGCCCTCGTGGACGCCGGCGTTGACCTGCTTATTATCGATACGGCTCACGGCCACCACATCGGTGTGCGCAACATGGTGAAGACCGTCCGCAAAAAATACCCGAAGCTCACGATTTGCGCAGGCAACGTCTGCACTCCGGAAGCGGTTGCGGAACTTGCCAAGTGCGGTGCGAACATCGTGAAGGTCGGTATCGGACCGGGTTCCATCTGCACCACGCGTATCGTTGCCGGTGTCGGTTACCCGCAGTTCTCCGCCGTGGTGGAATGCGGCAAGATGGCCCGCAAGGTCGGCGTGAAGATTATCGCCGATGGTGGCCTCAAGTTCTCTGGCGACATCGTGAAGGCTCTTGCTGCCGGTGGCCACGCCGTGATGGTGGGCTCGCTCTTTGCCGGTACCGAAGAAGCTCCGGGCGAAGTCATTCTCGCCGACGGCCGTAGCTACAAGAGCTACCGCGGCATGGGTTCTCTTGGCGCCATGAAGGCCGGTTCTGCTGACCGTTACTTCCAGGGTGGCGTTCAGGAACCGCGCAAGTTTGTTCCGGAAGGCATCGAAGGCCGCGTTCCGTACAAGGGACCGCTCCGCGACACCGTTTACCAGCTCATTGGCGGTATCCACTCTGCTATGGGTTATGCCGGTGCTGCAAACCTCGAAGAACTCTACAAGAAGGCGACGTTTGTGCGCATTACGGGCGCAGGCCTCCGTGAATCTCACCCGCACGACGTGACGATTACGAAGGAAGCCCCGAACTACCGCACGGGCGACTAAGCCTTCGTTGTTGTACCTTTGTAAAAATCAATCCTGTTATAGACAAACTATAACAGGATTTTTTATATTTGAGGTGAAAAAAGGAGTTTGTATGAAAATAAGGTTTGTGGCTCTTTGCTTGTTGGTGTTGTTCTTTGCCTGCTGTTCGTCGGAACGCCAGTTCCTGGATGCCGGTTGGACGCAGAAGCCCGCAAAGATGAAAATCCTGTTCACGAAGCCTAGCCTCGTAGTCGAGGATAAGGAGTTCCGGTCGACGGATCCGGCTTACGCCAAGACGATGGACATGGTTTTAGGGTGGTTTAATAAACAGAATGATGAAGTCGAGATTCCCGAGGCGATGGAGGTGATTTCGGACTGGTTCAGGGATAAGATTGATAACGTGATGCAGTTCAATTCGAATGTCCCGAGTGTGGTGGAAAGGGTGTCGAAGAAGAAAATCTCCCGCGATACCGAGAATATGGACGGGGTCGATGTCAAGATTCCCAAGCTAGAGGCGATGTCGGACAGTTTCGATGTCTACCTGATCCTGGACGAAATCGGGATGCATATATCGAAGGTCGATACCTATATGTCAATGGGACCTTCTTTTGGTCCGACAGGCCTGCCTACGACCCCTGGCGTTGGCCCTAGGTTCCAGGGAGAATCCACACGAATCGATGCGAATTATGTCGTCTATGACGTGAAGACGGGCAAGCGCCTTGCATACGGTCACCTGGAAGATGGAATGTATCACGAAGACGTTGCCGCCGAAACGGGTTGGTATGACAACCTGCGCCAGTTGATGCTGAGAATCCTTGGCACGACTCCGGTGACCCGCTTTAATTAACGGTCTGTTTCTTATACTGTCAAGAAACGAAAAGCCTGTCCGTAGGGACAGGCTTTTCGTAAATGTGTAAGAAGGCGTGCTAGAAATCCCAGCAGTCCTCGTATAGGGGCGTATGGAGCGTGCCGGCTTCTTCTGCCTCCTTGGCCTTTTCTTCGGCAACGGCTTTGTCCAGGTCGCATTTCCTCTGGTTGGGGGCGTCTGTTGTCTTGTAGCAGTAGGCGACCCTTTGGCATGCCTTTGCAGAGTTGCTGTCACCGCAGGCGGTGAGCAGGCAAAGTATGGCTAGGGACGATGCGGCAATAAGAAATTTCTTCATAAACATCCTCATTCTTTTAGTTCCTAATGTATAATTTATTCGCATAAAAAGCACGTGTGCCGTTGTAAAAAATCGATTTTTGCCACATTTTAGGGCTAAAATACAGGTATTGCGTGTCTTAAATTGCTAATTTTTGATTGATGAAGAGCTTCCTCACGAAAATTTTCGCTATCGCGGTACTGCTCATTGCTTTCGTTTCCTGTTCTGACGAAGACGAAGGCACCGAGTTCCTTTTTGACCGCGAAATCATGGAAATGAGCGTCCTTCGCAGCTGTGTCGACGAAAAAGATACTTCGGCCTGCTACCGCATCCGCTTCCGTCTGCCTATCGAGAAGGAAGACCTGTCGTATATCCATGTGTGGCTCGATACGACTGTAATCGACGATACCTCGAAGGCCGTGACTTCGAAACAAATCGGTAAGGCGGACACGTCCCTTGAATATGGTGAAGATTTCACAAGGCTCTATGATACGCTCGACCTTACCGATATGGTCAAGGATTACCTGGAAACTTATAAGAGCCTCCAGGTGGCATTCTTCTGCGAGTATTCCGACGACGAGGATCCTGGCTCTGTGCAGCGCGTTATCCTGCATTTCGGGGATAGCATTCCTCCTGCCAACGTGACCTTCTCTGCCGAATCCACATGGACTGACGGCATAATGTTCGAATGGTACCGCCCGACGGACCAGACTGATTTCTACAAGATGTCGGAACTTTCGGGAATTATTGTCGGCTACAATGTCGTCATCTATTCCGAAGACAAGAGCGTAGACTTGCGCGATATCAAGGTAACCGTGACTACGGCCGAGGGTGTAGATTCTACGGGTACCGAATTTTACAGACGCCATGCGCGTGTCCGTGCGACATTCGATTCGGTCTGGATTGATACTGCGCTCTCGCATACCGATAAGGACAAGAACAAACTGCGTATCGCTGTTCTCGACGGGATGGGCTTTGATTTCGAGAATGATTCCCTGAACCGCTACCGCATGGTCGTCGAGGGCTTGCGCCCTAACTCCATCTATACGGTCGGCATTACGGCATGGGATTCTGCCGGTAATTCTTCGAGCAAGGAAGATCTTTCTACTGTCGACAAGAACAAACGATTCGATACGACGGATTCGGTCGCGCCGGTCATGGCGAAGAAGCTGTTCTTCATGGAAGATTCGCTTTTCCCGGGTATGGCGCGCCTGGATAGCAACAACAGGCTCCGCATATTCTGGAGTATGAGTGTCGACCCGTACAAGACTGACCATCCGGTCAAGTCCGATTCTGTAATCGACATTCCTGATTCGTGCCTGTTTACTCTTTGCTACGATACGGTCGCCACGTATGTGGTCGAGCATTACGATGTTATTGCGAAGGAATGGAAAAGTTATCTCAAGCCGGGCGATACGGCCCATTTCAATACGTTGTATGTGCTGGAAAACGATACCATGACCCTTAAGACGGATACCCTGGTACTTTCGGCCATCGAATCGTTCGTGACCGATACCATACGCTGGGTTTCTCCGGGCGATACGATTATCTTCCGCATCCGTTCCAAGGACAAGTCCGGCTATTATTCTGCAGCTTTGATTGATACCGTTTATGTTTCCCCGGGTGCGCTTGCTTCCGAGCTGAATTGTCCAGAAGGCTTTGTTCCAGTTTCCGCGGGCGATTCGCTGAAGTTCTGCATGGAGCGTTATGAACATCGGGACGATTCGGGCGCGTTTGTCAATAACGTGCTGCATTCCGAGGCGGTTGCTGCATGCGAGGCGGTCTCTGCCTCCGGCTTTACCGTGAGCCTCTGCAAGGAACGCGACTGGGAACTGGTCTGCCTTTCGGGCGGTACGCTTGCCTATGGCGTCTTGAACGAGCGGTCCGTCGACGCGACGGAATACCTGTTCTCTTACTGCAATGTCGGTACGAATGATTCAATCTCTGCAGCGGATGTGTCCAGGCGTGACTACCGCTGTACGAACCCGATGGGCGTGAAGGATATGCCCGGCCAGTACCAGGAATGGGTTATCGGCAGGTCCGAAGATACGGTTGCTGTTGCGAAGGGTTCCAGCTATAAGGTCTATGGCGGGCTCGATAGGGAATCGCTCGCACTTTGCACTAACCGTTCGTTCCCGTACTATACGCGCCTTGCCTATACGACGGATACCGTGTACCTGTACCGCGAAGGAGCGAAGGTCGATACGGTGTTTGCTGCCGATACGTCGCGCACGCTCTACAAGAAGCTTTCCAAGAAAGATTTCAAGGATAGCCTGCAGTTCTTCGACGTGCAGGATTCCGCTGGCAATTCCATTGGCGAAGACTACGCGCTTTATTCCGAATACAAGCAGGGTGGCGACGAATGGCTCGATACGCTGGGTAACGGGCTTAAGTATGTGCCGACCGAGGTCAAGGTCGTATTTTTGACTGGGGACAAGGTGTCTTACCGTCAGGCGGCCGCATTCTACAAGTCTCCGACAATTGGGTTCCGCTGCTGCGCCTATCCGGAGTAGGGTAAATGCAAATAGAAGATTTCCTGTCTGTCGCTGAATCGCTTGCCAAGCAGGCGGGCGACCTCTGCCTTGAAATCCAGCAGGATTTGGGCAATGTTCATTACAAGTCTCAAAAGGATGTCGTGACGCGCGCGGATATCGCGAGCGAGAAACTCATTGTGGAAGGAATCCGCAAGGCCTTCCCGACACATTGCATCCGCACCGAGGAGGCGGGTGTCATTGAAGGCGAGGATCCGCGGTTCCGCTGGATTATCGATCCGGTAGATGGAACCGTGAACTTTAGCCGCGGTATCCCGCTGTGGGGTATTTCCATTGCTCTCCATTTTGAGGGCAAGCCCCTGTTGGCGGCAATCAACCTGCCGAAGCTCGGGGAACTCTATACGGCGGCCCGCGGGCATGGCGCCTTCATGAACGGAATGCCCATCCATGTAAGCCAGGAATCTGACTCTATCCATGCCATCGTCTCGAATGGCGACTTCAATGTGGGCGATGCCTCCAAAATCAATGCCCAGAATTCCCGCAATTTTGCCCACGAGGCAGAGGCCTTCGAGAGGGTCAAGTGCCTCGGTTCTGCGGTAATCGAGGGCTGCTTTACCGCCTGTGGGCGCATAGACTGCTTCGTGATGACCATGAGCTACCCCTGGGACATTGCCGCCATAGCCTTGATGGTGGAGGAGGCGGGCGGAAAATCGACCCGCATAGATGGCGCTCCCCTGGAATTTGTTGATGCGGAACAGGCTATTTTCAGCAATGGCGTGCTGCATGACACCCTGATTCGCACATTATCCATGTAAACAATCTTTTCGTATGCAAATACGATAAAAGATTTTATATTGTTGCGCGGTGGGATTGTGTGCGAACACTCGGAGGTGTTAATGAATCTGAAAAAGAGTCTTTTTGCCGCTGTTTCTGTGCTGAGTTTAGCCCCGATGGTGGCTTTTGCTTCTCTTAGCGAAGATGACTATGTCGAAGCGGCCTGGATGACGACTCGCTTTTTTGGCGCCCAGCGTTCGGGCCAGGGGCCGAACTGGGTTCTCGACGGAACCAACCATACGACAAGTTTCCTAAAGGACAGCTACAACGGAAAGGATGTTTCCGGCGGCTGGTTTGACTGTGGCGACCACGTGATGTACGGGCAGTCTCAGGGCTATGCCTCCTACGTTTTGGCCCTGAGCTATGCAGAATTCCGACCTGGATTTTACGACCTCTATACCGGCGACTACACTGACTACAAGGCTAGCAATGACTACACCCGCAAGGGCGGCAAATCTAACGGCTTGCGCGACTTGCTCGAAGAACTCCGCTACGAGGCCGATTTTTGGGTCAAGGCAGCCATCAGCAGTTCCGCTTTCGTGACCGTGAAGGGTGACGGCAATGCCGACCACAAGAAGTGGGTTACGGCGGGCATGATGAGTACGCTGGGTTCTGGTGACGGTGGCGACCCCAGGTCGATTACCGGCAATGCAAACGATGGCTTTACCCCGGGCATGGCTTCGGCAATGCTTGCCGTGATGGCCCGTGTCGACCCCGACTCCGCAAACAGGAAGAAGTACCTGGAAGCGGCAAAGGTCGCCTATTCGTACGCCAAGTCCCACAGTGGCGTTACCAATTCCGGTGGTTTCTATGAATCCAACTGGTGGGACGGCCGCTGGAAGGATGGTCCGTTCCTTGCGTCACTTGAATTATTCCGCACCACCAAGGACGAAAAGTATAAGACCGAAGCCGAAGAATGGTTCTTTGACCTCAAATTTGCCTCGGGTAGCTATACTCGCCTCAACTATTCCAATGTCGTTCCGCTTTCCGTGGTGATGGCCGAAGGCGTGTTTGCCTGGCCTCCGCAGGCGGGCTCCTTCTACGATGCGGAGCAGTTCTTGTCCAACATTTACCAGAAGAAGGCCAAGGACGGCATTTTCATGGGTGAAACCGGTGGTGGCGGATCATTCTCCGTGCGTTCCCCGGCTGGCGGTGCGTTCCTCTATGCGCTTGTGTCCAAGTTCTACAACGAGGACAAGTACGACGAAATCATCGAGAAGAACGTCGCATACTTGCTCGGCGACAACAGCAACAAGAAATCGTATGTGGTTGGCTTTACCAAGAACGGAGCTAGTGCCCCGAAGTCGCCGCATCACCGCGGTTACTATGCCAACGAGGATCCGGGTCGTGAAGTCGATTCCGGTTTGCAGCCGCCCGAAAAGAACAAACTCCTGGGAGGCTTGATTGCCGGCGATTTCAACAGCGGTAGCCACAGCGGGACTGTTTCCAACTGGCAGGTGAACGAGGTCTGCGTCGATATGAACGCTCCTCTTGTCGGTGCTCTCGGTTATATCCTGAGCAAGAAGGCTCCGGTAACTATGGAAAACGAGAAAGAGGAAGAAGAGGAAGAACCGCAGGATACGTCCGATGTCATTCCGGGCGTGGTCAATCTTCCTGGCCTCAAGCTCTTCCAGAGCGGTTCCGAAATCACCCTTACCGACGGGAGCGGCAATGTTTTCGATGTGCAGGTGTTCGACCTGAACGGCAAGATGGTGAAGGGCTTCAAGGGGGCCCGCAAGGAACTTTCCTTCACGCTTGAATCCAAGGGCGTGTACCAGGTTCGCGTTACGGCAAGGAATGCCCGCCGCACCTTCGTTGTGAAGTCGCTGTAAAATTTCAAAAAACGTAAAAGAAAAGTCCCCGCTTGGCGGGGACCTTTTCTTATAATGTTAAGCCTGGCGCAGGCGCGCGCCGCCTATTACAGCGGGATGTTCCCGTGCTTTCTCCAGAGGCGGGCCTTCTTCTTGTTCTTCAGGTAGTCGAAGGCGGTCGCGAGGCGGTCACGCACGTGGTCCGGAGAGATGACTTCGTCGATATAGCCGTTCTTGGCGGCGATATACGGGTTGAGGTACTTCTCTTCGTATTCGGCGATGAGCTGCTGGCGCGTTTCGGCCGGAGTGGCGGAAGCGGCGATTTCCTTACGGTGCAGGATATCGACGGCGCCTTCGGCACCCATCACGGCGAGCTGTGCAATCGGCAGGGCGAACACGTAGTCGGCGCCGAGGTTCTTGCTGTTCA
The window above is part of the Fibrobacter sp. UWR2 genome. Proteins encoded here:
- a CDS encoding MgtC/SapB family protein produces the protein MLDLNVFYRLAAAIGIGLIIGMQREHTYSDKDDRHPAGVRTFTLVALVGAISALLSDQMQGLAPFVTGFIVVGMLLMASHISFAIGHRPQEGRPVVSSDGITTSVAVLMVYLLGAVCWYGRLLEACVIVVVMLWVLMAKDQLHSFAQKLSKEDILATVKFAVISALILPFLPNQAFGPPGLEVLNPHTIWLFVVFISGIGFVGYVLIKLVGPGKGIWLTGLLGGLASSTALTLNLAGRSRENEDYASDFTLGIVLSWAVMYVRLYLICIFLSGALAKPLVLPLLLPVVPALGYALFLKIKEVRNHRQKSADFTNPFKLLPAIKFGLVFTAVMFVANAARVYLGSGALLACSFLGGAAEMDAVAFSVIDMNLKSGLGVHELVLALLFASLANTLTKGALVCFLGAKSMRRPIIPAVVLICAVTGALIAFYMGN
- the guaB gene encoding IMP dehydrogenase → MKLLPEALTFDDVLLVPAESSVLPAQTDVSTQLAPNIKLNIPIISAAMDTVTTAPLAISLALQGGLGIIHKNMSVEDQAEEVRKVKRWQSGIVTNPVTLDADEPVSAAFELRARNKVSGFPILSKGKLVGMLTSRDLRTVSDMNVKIRSVMTKNPVTASPKVSLAKAKEILAEKRIEKLPLVDASGALKGLITMTDILKRENNPNASLDKNGQLLVGAAVSTSANTLERVAALVDAGVDLLIIDTAHGHHIGVRNMVKTVRKKYPKLTICAGNVCTPEAVAELAKCGANIVKVGIGPGSICTTRIVAGVGYPQFSAVVECGKMARKVGVKIIADGGLKFSGDIVKALAAGGHAVMVGSLFAGTEEAPGEVILADGRSYKSYRGMGSLGAMKAGSADRYFQGGVQEPRKFVPEGIEGRVPYKGPLRDTVYQLIGGIHSAMGYAGAANLEELYKKATFVRITGAGLRESHPHDVTITKEAPNYRTGD
- a CDS encoding inositol monophosphatase family protein — its product is MQIEDFLSVAESLAKQAGDLCLEIQQDLGNVHYKSQKDVVTRADIASEKLIVEGIRKAFPTHCIRTEEAGVIEGEDPRFRWIIDPVDGTVNFSRGIPLWGISIALHFEGKPLLAAINLPKLGELYTAARGHGAFMNGMPIHVSQESDSIHAIVSNGDFNVGDASKINAQNSRNFAHEAEAFERVKCLGSAVIEGCFTACGRIDCFVMTMSYPWDIAAIALMVEEAGGKSTRIDGAPLEFVDAEQAIFSNGVLHDTLIRTLSM
- a CDS encoding glycoside hydrolase family 9 protein, with product MNLKKSLFAAVSVLSLAPMVAFASLSEDDYVEAAWMTTRFFGAQRSGQGPNWVLDGTNHTTSFLKDSYNGKDVSGGWFDCGDHVMYGQSQGYASYVLALSYAEFRPGFYDLYTGDYTDYKASNDYTRKGGKSNGLRDLLEELRYEADFWVKAAISSSAFVTVKGDGNADHKKWVTAGMMSTLGSGDGGDPRSITGNANDGFTPGMASAMLAVMARVDPDSANRKKYLEAAKVAYSYAKSHSGVTNSGGFYESNWWDGRWKDGPFLASLELFRTTKDEKYKTEAEEWFFDLKFASGSYTRLNYSNVVPLSVVMAEGVFAWPPQAGSFYDAEQFLSNIYQKKAKDGIFMGETGGGGSFSVRSPAGGAFLYALVSKFYNEDKYDEIIEKNVAYLLGDNSNKKSYVVGFTKNGASAPKSPHHRGYYANEDPGREVDSGLQPPEKNKLLGGLIAGDFNSGSHSGTVSNWQVNEVCVDMNAPLVGALGYILSKKAPVTMENEKEEEEEEPQDTSDVIPGVVNLPGLKLFQSGSEITLTDGSGNVFDVQVFDLNGKMVKGFKGARKELSFTLESKGVYQVRVTARNARRTFVVKSL